In Lineus longissimus chromosome 7, tnLinLong1.2, whole genome shotgun sequence, a genomic segment contains:
- the LOC135491127 gene encoding SET domain-containing protein 9-like: MLRRAVDRWKQYRYRFVPWIALNLKNRKVRSVQKSDSDQVISDDEATAQLLHFLDALESDESRTPSPAIDDKFNPGLNPCSKCGAIDKQYTGKKEQENDTDDSVGALRYSTITQSNSFSKSLDVRWENAEEMHRKNLSMDHAVVARRNLDIMYDELGFVIEKRKSDIVGGGCGVKVTRGPVPKHRIIALYPGTLYYPSEPIFFQSLGNPFIFRCIDQILIDGNDQGVSKVIYRSCSNRDRIGPYMLCDHTWLTENTINPMAVGQYVNNQTSGRPANVAYQEFDVPHDFPFGLRKYIPNIYYNPSTPDKPHRTTRTVLLVSLRDIEEGEELFSTYYTVVQR; this comes from the exons ATGCTTCGAAGAGCTGTTGATCGGTGGAAACAATACCGATATCGATTTGTTCCGTGGATTGCCCTCAATCTGAAGAACAG AAAAGTTCGATCTGTGCAAAAATCAGATTCGGATCAGGTGATCAGTGATGACGAAGCAACTGCACAACTTCTACACTTCTTGGACGCTCTAGAAAGCGATGAATCTCGGACTCCGAGTCCAGCTATTGATGATAAGTTCAACCCTGGACTCAACCCCTGCTCAAAATGTGGTGCTATAGATAAGCAATATACTGGGAAAAAGGAGCAGGAAAATGATACAGATGATTCAGTAGGTGCTCTTAGATACTCGACCATAACTCAATCAAATTCGTTCTCAAAATCACTTGACGTTCGATGGGAAAATGCTGAGGAAATGCATAGAAAAAACTTGAGTATGGATCATGCTGTTGTTGCGAGGAGGAATCTTGATATTATGTACGATGAATTAGGATTTGTGATTGAAAAGAGGAAGAGTGACATCGTAGGTGGAGgatgtggtgtgaaggtcacacgTGGACCGGTGCCAAAACATCGGATTATTGCTCTGTACCCTG GGACTCTGTATTATCCATCCGAGCCGATTTTCTTCCAATCTCTTGGGAATCCATTCATTTTTCGCTGCATCGACCAAATCTTGATCGACGGAAATGATCAGGGTGTCTCCAAAGTTATCTACAG GTCTTGTTCTAACCGTGACAGAATTGGCCCGTACATGTTGTGCGACCACACCTGGCTGACCGAAAATACGATTAATCCAATGGCCGTCGGTCAATATGTCAACAACCAAACATCAG GGCGCCCCGCAAATGTAGCCTACCAAGAGTTTGATGTCCCCCACGATTTCCCGTTTGGTTTGAGAAAGTACATCCCCAATATTTACTACAATCCGTCCACTCCAGACAAACCTCACAG GACAACGAGAACTGTGTTATTGGTGTCATTGCGGGACATCGAGGAAGGAGAGGAATTGTTTTCAACTTACTACACGGTCGTTCAACGTTAG